A single region of the Calonectris borealis chromosome 21, bCalBor7.hap1.2, whole genome shotgun sequence genome encodes:
- the PMPCA gene encoding mitochondrial-processing peptidase subunit alpha — MAVAMAWLRRGAWGPARRCGLAAGRSYSGGGAYPSVSLTCPLPGVPKAVFAAAEGRERFETRVTVLENGLRVASQNKFGQFCTVGLLINSGSRHEAKYLSGISHFLEKLAFSSTAQFGSKDEILLTLEKHGGICDCQASRDTIMYAVSADAKGLDTVVNLLADVALQPRLSDEEIEMTRMAIRFELEDLNMRPDPEPLLTEMIHAAAYRDNTVGLNRFCPVENTDKIDREVLHSYLRNYYTPDRMVLAGVGIEHEQLVECAKKHLLGAEPVWGTGQSKDVDRSVAQYTGGIVKVEKDMSDVSLGPTPIPELTHIMIGLESCSFLEEDFIPFAVLNMMMGGGGSFSAGGPGKGMFTRLYLNVLNRHHWMYNATSYHHSYEDTGLLCIHASADPKQVREMVEIITREFILMAGAVGEVELERAKTQLKSMLMMNLESRPVIFEDVGRQVLATNTRKLPHELCDLISQVKSTDIKRVVTKMLHKKPAVAALGDLTDLPTYEHIQAALSSKDGRLPRMYRLFR, encoded by the exons ATGGCGGTCGCCATGGCGTGGCTGCGGCGGGGCGCctggggcccggcccggcg GTGCGGGCTGGCGGCCGGCCGGAGCtacagcggcggcggcgcctacCCCAGCGTGTCGCTGACCTGCCCGCTGCCCGGCGTGCCCAAGGCGGTCTTCGCGGCGGCCGAGGGCCGGGAGCGGTTCGAGACGCGGGTGACGGTGCTGGAGAACGGGCTGCGCGTCGCCTCCCAGAACAAGTTCGGGCAGTTCTGCACCGTGGGCC TTCTTATAAATTCGGGATCAAGACATGAAGCGAAATACCTCAGTGGCATCTCTCACTTCTTGGAAAAGCTGGCCTTCTCC TCCACAGCTCAGTTTGGCAGCAAAGATGAAATTCTGCTCACCTTAGAAAAGCACGGGGGCATTTGTGACTGCCAGGCATCGAG GGATACCATAATGTACGCTGTTTCTGCTGACGCCAAAGGCCTGGACACAGTGGTCAACTTGCTGGCTGATGTAGCGCTACAACCCAGGTTATCAG ATGAAGAAATTGAGATGACTCGAATGGCTATACGATTTGAGCTTGAAGACTTGAATATGAGACCTGATCCAgagcctctcctcacagaaatGATCCATGCG GCAGCCTACAGAGACAATACAGTTGGACTGAACAGGTTCTGCCCAGTGGAAAATACTGACAAAATTGATCGAGAAGTCCTGCATTCATACCTGCGCAACTACTATACGCCAGACAGGATGGTGCTTGCCGGGGTGGGAATCGAGCACGAGCAGTTAGTGGAGTGTGCGAAGAAACATCTGCTTGGAGCGGAGCCGGTGTGGGGCACTGGGCAGAGCAAGGACGTGGACAGATCTGTGGCTCAGTACACAGGAGGCATTGTCAAG GTTGAAAAAGATATGTCAGATGTGAGTCTGGGCCCTACTCCCATCCCAGAGCTTACCCACATCATGATTGGGTTAGAAAGCTGCTCATTTTTA GAGGAAGATTTCATTCCCTTTGCGGTATTAAACATGATGATGGGAGGTGGTGGCTCTTTTTCAGCTGGAGGGCCTGGCAAGGGCATGTTCACCCGACTGTATCTCAATGTGCTCAacag GCACCACTGGATGTATAATGCGACCTCTTACCACCACAGTTACGAGGATACAGGTCTCCTGTGTATACATGCCAGTGCAGATCCAAAACAG GTTCGAGAGATGGTGGAAATCATCACAAGAGAATTCATTCTAATGGCAGGAGCAGTAGGAGAG GTAGAACTTGAGCGAGCAAAGACACAGCTGAAGTCCATGCTCATGATGAACCTTGAGTCTCGGCCAGTTATCTTTGAAGATGTGGGAAGGCAAGTGTTGGCAACAAACACAAGGAAGCTACCTCATGAGCTCTGTGACCTGATCA gtcAGGTGAAATCTACTGATATCAAGAGAGTGGTCACTAAGATGCTTCACAAAAAACCAGCTGTGGCTGCACTGGGTGACTTAACAGATTTGCCCACTTACGAACACATCCAGGCAGCACTTTCCAGTAAGGATGGGCGACTCCCTCGGATGTACCGGCTCTTTCGATAA
- the ENTR1 gene encoding endosome-associated-trafficking regulator 1: MAAGGLPAVGPAEPNPFSFHEFVRSKARSCEEAGGARQAAQPGPSLGHPLFPDPLGEAEDEEEEEEEEEWSESYQPLAVEQAHLAAAGPASPSAGSFCEGAGLAGSEDPSVASLGAPPGPGFHSLRQPSYEELKEENASLRSRINKLQIFSETQADKMRKLEKKLEENKIKEEKEAQDLEAMVQHVEQNLQLMTKRAVKAENSATKLKQENALLQIQLKNYKTENEALRSGQSASLAMVKQNADIALQNLRTVITNSRSSIKQLVSGAESLQLVADLLKSIDRISEMSDDGQ; the protein is encoded by the exons atggcggccggggggctgccggcagtCGGCCCGGCCGAGCCCAACCCCTTCTCCTTCCACGAGTTCGTCCGCAGCAAGGCCCGGAGCTGCGAGgaggcgggcggcgcccgccag GCAGCGCAGCCCGGCCCGAGCCTCGGCCACCCCTTATTCCCGGATCCGCTCGGAGAGgcggaggacgaggaggaggaggaagaggaggaggaatggaGCGAGAGCTACCAGCCCTTGGCCGTGGAGCAGGCCCATCTCGCCGCCGCGGGCCCCGCCTCGCCCTCCGCCGGCTCCTTCTGCGAGGGcgcggggctggcaggcagcgagGACCCGAGCGTGGCCTCCCTAggagcccccccggggccgggcttTCACTCCCTGCGGCAGCCCAGCTATGAGGAG ctaaaAGAAGAGAACGCCAGTTTGAGAAGCAGGATCAATAAGCTTCAGATTTTCTCTGAAACTCAAGCAGACAA GATGAGGAAGCTTGAAAAAAAGcttgaggaaaacaaaattaaagaagaaaaagaagcgcAGGATTTGGAAGCAATGGTGCAGCACGTGGAACAAAATCTCCAGCTGATGACT AAACGGGCTGTTAAAGCAGAAAACAGTGCTACAAAACTGAAACAGGAAAACGCATTACTTCAG ATTCAGCTGAAGAATTACAAGACGGAGAATGAAGCCTTGAGGTCGGGCCAGTCGGCGAGTCTGGCCATGGTGAAACAAAATGCAGACATTGCCTTACAGAACCTTCGCACGGTCATAACGAACTCCCGCTCGTCAATCAA GCAGCTGGTCTCCGGAGCAGAATCACTGCAGCTCGTCGCTGATCTCCTTAAATCAATAGACAGAATTTCTGAAATGTCAGATGATGGACAGTAA